A stretch of DNA from Catenulispora acidiphila DSM 44928:
GGCTTGGAGATCGCCTGTTGGGGCGATCACTTCGAGGTCGATCGGGCGTTGAAGGAGCCCGGGTATGTGGCCGGGCGCAAGGAGTTGCTCGCCAAGCACGGGCTCGAGGTCTACGCGATCTCCACGCATCTGGTCGGGCAGGCGGTGTGCGACGCCATCATCGACGGCCGGCACCAGGACATCCTGCCGGCGCGGATCTGGGGCGACGGCGACGCCGAGGGCGTGCGGACGCGGGCTGCCGCCGAGCTGGCCGATACCGCGCGGGCGGCGGCGGAGCTGGGCGTGCAGACCGTCATCGGCTTCACCGGCTCGCCGATCTGGCATCTGCTGGCGATGTTCCCGCCGGTGTCGGCCGATGTGGTCGAAGCCGGGTATGCCGAGTTCGCGCGGCGGTTCCACCCGATCCTGGACGTGTTCGACTCGGTCGGGGTGCGGTTCGCGCACGAGGTGCATCCGAGCGAGATCGCGTACGACTACTGGTCGACGGTGCGGGCGCTGGAGGCGGTCGATCACCGGCCGGCCTTCGGGCTGAACTTCGATCCGAGCCACTTCGTGTGGCAGGACCTTGACGCCCCCGGCTTCCTGTACGACTTCCGGGAACGGATCTACCACGTCGACTGCAAGGACGCGGTGCGGCGACTCAACGGACGCAACGGGCGGCTCGGCTCGCACCTGCCGTGGGGCGATCCGCGGCGCGGGTGGGACTTCGTGTCGACCGGGCACGGGGACGTGCCGTGGGAGGCGGTCTTCCGGATGCTGAACTCGATCGGGTACGCCGGCCCGATCAGCGTCGAGTGGGAGGACGCCGGCATGGACCGGCTGGTCGGCGCACCCGAGGCGCTGGCGTTCGTCCGCGGCCTGGCGGCGATCGAGCCGCCGCGCGCCTCCTTCGACGCGGCGTTCAGCCAAGGCGCCTCCGGCTGAGCTGACACGGTGGGGTGACGGACGCGGCGACGCGGCCGCGATACGTCACCCCACAGCACATCCCTGAGTTAGGGTCGCGTGCTGTGTTGCAGACGAGGAACAACGGAGCAGGGCCCTACGGCGCCGGCGTCACCCCGCGCCTGGCGATCGCCACCAAGCCGAGCCCCGCACCGATCACCACCCCCGACACCAAGCTCGGCGGCCAGCCGGTCTGGCTAGCCGCCCCCGCCTGGCCGCTCGACCGCGTCTCCGGCGAGCCGATGCGCTTCATCGGGCAGTTCCGCGTGCCGGGCGCGGGGGTGCGGCTGGCGTACTTGTTCATCACCGATGAGGACGGGGACGCCACCACCGCGGAGCCCTTCGGCGGGCGCAACGCTCTGATCGTCCAGCCCGACGGCCGCGTGCCCGCCGGTATCGAAGTGACTGCCACGGCGACCGGCCCGACCCTGTGCACACGAGGCCGCAGCTGGAACGAGTACGTCCCGGTCGAGCTCCTGGGGGAGCACGTCGAACTCGCGCCGGCGCAGGAGGCGGCGCTGGACGCTGACATCGCCTATGACGACGCGTTTCGGCGCGGCGAGCCGAGCCAGCTTCCTGACGGCGGGGAGTACCCGTGTAGCTATGTCGGCGGCCGCGCGCGGTATCCGCAGGCGCACTTGCCGCTGCCCCTGGACGAGAGCTGGGACTTCTTCCTCCAGCTCGAGGATGGCGAGGGGTGGGACGGGGAGCCCTATGCGCTGAATTTCGGTGGCGGCTATGGGTTCTTGTTCTTGTCCGCGGATGATCGGGAGGGCGCGTTTTTCTGGGATTGCAGCTGAGGCGGCTGACTTTGCCTACCGCGCTGACGCCTAGCGGCACATCCCGCTTCGCCGTTCAGCGAGCGCCGATCAGCCCTTGTCGCCCGCGCCCGCCGAGCCGGACTTCACGCTCTGTCGCTGGGCGCGGCGTTCGGCGGCGAGCTCGAGCTTGACCTGCTTGGCGAGGTCGGGTTGGCGGCGGGAGGTGATGATGCGGCGGACGCCGAGGCTGAAGGAGGCGGCTTTCACCAGTGGGCCGCCGGCGACTGCGCCGGCGATGGTGGTCACCGCTGAGACGTTGTCGGTCAGGGCCTCGATGTTCTCGCTGATGGCGGCGACCTTCACCATGCCGGCGTTACCGGTGTTCGCAGCCTGTTCCGCCTCCTCGATCAGCGGCAGGGCGGCGGTGGTGAGTGTGGTGAGCGTGCCCTTCAGTGTGAGCAGTAGCTCGGTGACCTGCACCAGCAGGAACGCCAGGAAACACGCACCGATCACCACGAAGACCGCGAAGATCAGCCCGACGATCTGGGCACCGGACATCTTGAAACTCCCGTCGCCGGACTCCGTCGAAAAGGCTGGCTTTGCAGCATAGACGCTAGCGGTCGGAAGCCGTGGGCGCTCGCCAACCGAGAGATGATCGGCGTGTCGGGACGGGGCTGTCGGCGGGGCGGTGCGTGTCGGCGGGGCGCGCGGGGCAAGGCGTCGGCGCACCGCGAGCGAGCTGTCACTCTTCCGTAAGGCCGATATGTCCGATTTCGGCGCGCCGCGGGCGGGTCGGCTCCCTAGCCTGGCTTGCATGAAGGCGTTCTCCTCCGGACTGCGGAGCCCGCGGTTGACCAGCCAGCTTGGGGTGTGGTTGGGCGGCATGTTCGGGGTGTGCTTTGTCACCGGGTTCATCAGCCATGAGATTCAGCATCCGGCTTCGTGGTTCTGGTGGCCTGCGCGGCCGGTGTGGCTCTATCGCGTCACCCAGGGCTTGCATGTGGCCACCGGGCTGGCGTCGATCCCGTTGCTCGGGGCGAAGTTATGGGCTGTCTTTCCG
This window harbors:
- a CDS encoding sugar phosphate isomerase/epimerase family protein — protein: MTRPITLFTGQWADLPFEEVCRLASEWGYDGLEIACWGDHFEVDRALKEPGYVAGRKELLAKHGLEVYAISTHLVGQAVCDAIIDGRHQDILPARIWGDGDAEGVRTRAAAELADTARAAAELGVQTVIGFTGSPIWHLLAMFPPVSADVVEAGYAEFARRFHPILDVFDSVGVRFAHEVHPSEIAYDYWSTVRALEAVDHRPAFGLNFDPSHFVWQDLDAPGFLYDFRERIYHVDCKDAVRRLNGRNGRLGSHLPWGDPRRGWDFVSTGHGDVPWEAVFRMLNSIGYAGPISVEWEDAGMDRLVGAPEALAFVRGLAAIEPPRASFDAAFSQGASG